From the genome of Mucilaginibacter paludis DSM 18603:
TAAAAATTCATTTACGCTTTGTTTTAAGGCTTTAACATCAGCGCCCCCATCCAGGTAAATTAAGCTGGCCTGGTGGGTATAGTTTTCTAACTGACCAATGGCATTGATATTGATTTGCGCAGGCTTGATCATCAGGTTTTCTTTGATGATGAGCTTGCCGTGCAGGTAGATCTCCGTCAGGTTATGGTACTTTGAAAACAGAAAAACTTCGCCGTTCATTTTTCTGCCGCAGGTTAATACCTCGCCCCATATCAGGCTGCAATCATCCGAAAGAAATATTTTGTTTTTGGATACAAAGTCTGAGCTTTCATGCGGAACAGTGGGATGGGGCAGGTAACAAAACGACGATCCCTGATCCATTACAATTTCCAGCTGCTGCGAGGCATTTCCCTTCATGCTGAACAGGCGTTGATAGGATTGGGTTGACAGCCGGAGAGAGCAACCCGCGTCCAGTTCAACCCGCATCCGGTATTCGTCGCCATCCAGTACTCCCGGCGACGAGCTCATGAGCATCAGTTGCAAGGTGGGGCTTTTTTTATCCTCGCGGATGTCGGCTATTTTAAACGGAGGGGTATAATACACTTTTTTGAGGTAGGTAATACCATCGCGCAATTTGGTTTCTATATGCAGGTTGGCAATCATCTCCACAAAGCAGGTTCGGCATTTTCTTCAAGCAAGCCATATTTTTGTATCCAGCCTATTACGGTATCCAAACCTTCCAGGCTCATTAAATTCGTGAATACAAAGGGGGCACCCTTGCGCATTAAGCGGGCATCGCGCTCCATTACCTTCAGGTCGGCATTCACATACGGGGCCAGGTCAATTTTATTGATCACCAGTAAATCGCTTCGTGTAATGCCTGGGCCACCCTTGCGGGGTATTTTATCGCCCTCGGCCACATCAATCACAAAAATGGTAATATCGGCCAGGTCGGGGCTAAAGGTAGCCGATAAATTATCGCCGCCGCTTTCAATAAAAATGATCTGCACATCCGGAATCCTCGCCGCCATCTCGTCAACTGCTTCCAAATTCATGCTGGCATCTTCGCGGATAGCCGTATGCGGGCAGCCTCCCGTTTCCACGCCAATGATGCGTTCGGGGGCAAGCAAGCTGTTTTGGGTTAAAAACTCCGCATCTTCTTTGGTATAAATATCATTGGTAATTACCGCCAGGCTATAATCGCCAGCCATGCGGCGCGATAGCCTTTCTATTAAAGCCGTTTTGCCAGATCCTACGGGGCCTGCCACACCTATTTTGATGTAGGAGCGACCCGAGCCCCCCCCGCCCCCTGAAGGGGGAGCTTTATCTGTATAGTTATGTTCGTTTATCATAGCATTCTATTAGCAATGTTTATTTTATTACAAATCAAGCTCCCTGAAAGGTGGGTTTGATTTGTATAGTTGTTTTCGTTTATCATGTCATTTTATCTTGCAGTATTTATCTCATCAATAATTCCTCCCCCTTCAGGGGGCCGGGGGGCCTCTAACTCATGTATAGCCTTGAGTACAAGTCCTCGTGTTGCATGCACCGTACATCAAAACCTGGGCAGCAAAGGCCAATTAAATCCCTGTCGGGATGCATGGATAGCGCTGTTAAGCTGGTTAGTAAGGGCTTGATGGCGAATAACAGCTGCTGCCCGTCTTGCTGGCCCAAGGGGATCAATTTGACACAATTGGTGATCATGCCCATGGCCGCGTTATAATAAAAGCCGGTTAAGGCTTCCTGTTTCGGGATCTGTAATGTTGCTGCTATCAGGCCGAAGCTGATGCAGTAGTTGCCATTGGTCTGTTTGGTATCAATAGCGGTTTTGTATTGGTTAATCATCCCGCTCCCGCAAAAAGGCTGAAATATTTTTAACAGGCGCGTACCCAGTTTCTGGCTGGCCTGCCGCATTTCCTGGGGCAGTTTTACAGCCGTGCATTCCGCATCCAACAGTAGAAGTTGCTCTATATCGTTGTTTATAGCAGCGTTGTAAGCTAAGGACATTAAAGCCGCATCGGTATATTGCAGGTTTTGGGTAAGCATTTCTACTACAAAGCTTTTTGCCGAAGCGGCATCATTTACTATGCCTGCCTGTACATAAGTTTCCAGGCCCGACGAATGCGAAAATCCGCCGATGGGTAAGGTCGGGTCGGCCAGTTGTAGCAAGTGGAGTAATTCGGCGCTCATTCCTGTGGGTTTGTAAGCCGCATAATTTTAGAGAACAGGGTTTCGCCATTGCCGCTATGGCCGTGTGCCGCTACGGTGGTTTTTAAGGGACTGATGAGCTTGCGTTCTCCCTTTTCTACCTGGTAACCCGATGACGCGATTAACCGGAACAAAGGCGCATCGTATGCTACCAGCACTTCCTCATCCTCATAAAATAGGGGCAGGTGCTTATTGCCTATCTCATAACAGATGCAGGCCATCTGGTACATGTTTTGGGGACGGATGATCAATACCTCGCAAGGCTGAATGTTAATGGCGATTACCGACTCTGAATCCTGGTAAAGCACATCGCCCTGCGTTAAATTCTGGTTCTCATTCAAAAATTTCATGATCACCTCAACACCCGATTGGCTGCGCTTGTGCATAATGCGCTTGCCGGTCTCATACCATTCCAGGTTGAGCCAGTCGATGGTTTTATTGCCGGTATCGATGGTACTGAGGTTGCCAATTTTCTCTTTAACAAGCATATCAAATCACTAAAACAGAAAATACCGTTGCGCCAGTGGTAATACCGAAACCGGCTGGCAGGTAATATGTTCGCCGTCAACCTTTACTTCGTAGTTTTCCGGATTTACGTCAATCTGCGGTGTGCCGTCGTTATGGATCAGGTCCTTCTTGCTAATGTTACGGCAGTTTTTAACCGGCAATAACATCTTCTCCAAACCATAACCCTGTACCACATTCTTATCCAGCGAAAGCTGCGAAACAAAAGTGGCACAGGTTTTAAACAGCGCCTTGCCGTAAGCGCCAAACATGTGGCGGTAAACCACCGGTTGCGGCGTTGGGATAGAAGCATTAGGGTCGCCCATTTTGGCGGCGATGATCATGCCTCCTTTAATAATCATTTCGGGCTTGGCACCAAACAGCGCCGGTTTCCAGAGTACCAGGTCGGCCAGTTTACCGGCTTCCAGCGAACCCACATAAGCCGATATGCCATGTGATATGGCCGGGTTAATAGTGTATTTGGAAATGTAGCGCTTTACGCGATAATTATCGTTGTTGTTTGCTTCATCTTCTGCTAAAAAGCCCCGTTGCTTCTTCATTTTATCTGCCGTTTGCCAGGTACGGGTTACTACCTCGCCCACACGGCCCATAGCCTGCGAGTCGGAGCTCATCATACTGAATACGCCCATATCATGCAAAATATCCTCGGCGGCGATAGTCTCGGGCCTGATCCGCGAATCGGCGAAAGCCACATCCTCGGGCACCGATTTATCCAGATGGTGGCATACCATCAGCATATCCAGGTGCTCGTCGATGGTGTTAACCGTATATGGCCGCGTAGGGTTGGTGGATGAGGGCAGGATATTGGGATACATGGCCGCTTTAATAATATCCGGCGCATGCCCGCCGCCAGCGCCCTCGGTATGGAAGGTGTGGATCACCCGGCCATTGATAGCGTTCATGGTATCTTCCAGAAAACCGGCCTCATTTAAAGTATCGGTATGGATGGCCACCTGCACATCATACTTGTCGGCCACCTGTAACGATGCGTCGATAACGGCAGGAGTGGAGCCCCAGTCCTCATGAATTTTTAATCCTAAGGCTCCGGCTGCTATCTGCTCTTCCAGCGGGGCCAGTTCGGCGCAATTGCCTTTGCCAAAGAAACCGAGGTTCATGGGGAAGGCCTCGGCAGACTGGAGCATTTTTTCGATATTCCAGGCTCCCGGTGTAACGGTGGTGGCGTTGGTGCCGTCAGCAGGGCCGGTGCCGCCGCCTATCATGGTAGTTACGCCACTATATAGGGCGTGATCGATTTGCTGCGGACAAATAAAATGGATATGGGTATCAATGCCGCCTGCGGTGGCTATCATGCCTGCGCCGCCATGCACCTCGGTAGCCGCGCCGATGATCATGTTAGGGGTAACACCGTCCATCGTATCCGGATTGCCTGCCTTACCGATGCCCACTATTTTCCCGTCTTTGATGCCGATATCAGCCTTTACAATCCCCCAATGGTCGATAATCATCACGCTGGTGATCACAAAATCGAGCACATTTGCCGAACGCACATGGGTAGCCGACTGCGCCATGCCATCCCGGATGGTTTTGCCTCCGCCAAATTTGCCTTCGTCGCCGTAAACGGTATAGTCTTTCTCTATTTCGATAATGAGATCCGTATCACCCAGGCGAACCTTATCGCCGGTGGTAGGGCCAAACATATTAGCGTATTTGATGCGGTTGATGCTCAGGCTCATGCTGGTTTATGTTTAAAGTTGAGTGCCGAAATTTTTTCCATCGCTTTGGCTTTTACCCCGGCAGATGTGGTATCACCGTTAACCAGGTTATTGAAGCCGTAAATATGCCGCCTGCCGCCAAAAGTCACCAATGTTACTTCCTTTTCTTCGCCGGGCTCAAACCTTACCGCTGTACCCGCAGCAATATTTAACCGCATGCCAAAGGCTTTTTCGCGGTCCATCTCCAATTGTTTGTTGGCCTCAAAAAAATGATAGTGCGAGCCTACCTGTACTGGCCTGTCGCCGGTATTGGTTACCACAATACTGATGGTTTCGCGGCCAACGTTGCATTCAATAGGTTCGTTTTTTAAAATGTATTCTCCTGGTATCATAAGTAATGTTTAGAGATCTATAAACTCAAATGAATATTTTTCATCGTATTGTATTTCAAACTTTTGCAACATCGCGGTATATTCCTGTCTGAATGTTTTCTTTTGATGATGGATTTCTTGATTCATCACATACTGAACGACGTTATCAATTTGAGAATGGGAGTAGGAGAAAACACCATAACCTTCTTGCCAACCAAATTTACCTTTAACCCATTTTTTGTCATTGATAAATTCATTACTTTCAACTTTAATCTCTTTTACAAAGTCAGAAATTGATATTACCGGTTTAAATCCAACAAATAAATGTAAATGATCTGGCATGCAATTAACCGCCAACAATTTCGCTTTACGATTTGTAACCAAACCAGTAATGTATTTATGCAGTTCCTCCTTGTATTGTTTAGCAATCAGATTTTCACGGTTCTTAACCGCAAAAACAAATTGTAGATATATTTGAGAAAACGTGTTCGCCATAATGCGTAATCTATTATTTAATGTTGTAGAGAGGGGGCACCTACGGAGCCAACCCCTTTTATTTTGATGTTTCTATAAACAGGGAGCTCCTACCGGAGCTTTCTTGTTGCAGTAATTTATCTATTCCTCAATACTTTTTTACTCCAAAGAGTATTATTGTCGTAAATTATGTAACTCGATTTTATTTTACTCCGTAGTTTCGTGTCAACCATAAAATGTCGGTTATGGTTTAGTCAAAGTCATTAATACTTAACCAGGAATTCCGAATTTTGACTCAAGACTAAGTACTGTTGACTTAACAGTAGGAGTACCCTGTTTATAGCAAACTTGTATTGTTTAGCAACCAGATTTTCGCGGTGCTTAACCGCAAAAACAAATTGTAGATATATTTGAGAAAACGTGTTCGCCATAATGCGTAATCTATTATTTAATGTTGTAGAGAGGGGACACCTACGGAGCCAACTCCTTTTATTTTGATGTTCTATAAACAGGGAGCTCCTACCGGAGCTTTGCTAATGTCCTAACTCTAAACTCAATTTTGTATTTAACTCCGGAGGAGTAGCCTGTTTATAGCAGCCCGTATTTATTATTCCAGGCTCCGTAGGAGCCTCCTCATTACGCTTTTTCGGGTAGTTCGGAAAAAAAGCTATGCGTCCCTAATAATCACGTATGTTGATCTTGTCTGATTATGCACCTCCCGAGCTACTTGTCGTCATAATTCGTCTAAACTCCATTTTCTTCTTTACTCCGGAGGAGTATCCTGTTTATAGAAAAGACCCTATTTGTTATTCCTGGCTCCGTAGGTGCGAACCTCCTTATCATCAAAATTGATGTTTTTTATAAAACAAACATATAAGGTGCCTCCCAATTACGCTTTCCCGGTTAGCGTAGGAAAACTGCGTCCCTAATAAGGCTTTTACCTTATCGGATCGTGCACCGTCACCAACTTCGTCCCATCCGGAAACGTGGCTTCGATCTGGATCTCGTGGATCATTTCGGCGATGCCTTCCATCACATCGTCGCGGGTTAAAATTGTGGCGCCGTATTGCATCAATTCGGCTACCGATTTGCCGTCGCGGGCGGCTTCCTGCAGGTGACTGCTGATGAGGGCGATGGCTTCCGGGTAGTTTAATTTTAACCCGCGTGCCCGCCGCTTTTCGGCTAATTCACCGGCCAGAAATAATAAAAGTTTTTCCGATTCCCTGGGTGTTAAGTGCATGTTTTTAAATAATTCTCAATATAAATAAAATCAATTTAAATGTTGGTTTTTTACCTTAATAATCTCGGCTGCAATGCTTACCGCTATCTCTTCCGGCGTCTGGCTCTTGATCTGGATGCCTACCGGCGAGTGGATTTTGTTTAAATGCTCTGCAGTTGCCAACCCTGATGAAATGTACGAGTTAAACATTTCGCCGATCTTGGTTTTGCTGCCCAACAGGCCCACATACTTAAATTCCTTACCTAATAAGGCCCTCAATGCTGCGTCGTCGGTACGGTAGCCAAACGTCATGATCACCACATAATGGCTTTTGCCCGAACAGACC
Proteins encoded in this window:
- a CDS encoding urease accessory protein UreD translates to MIANLHIETKLRDGITYLKKVYYTPPFKIADIREDKKSPTLQLMLMSSSPGVLDGDEYRMRVELDAGCSLRLSTQSYQRLFSMKGNASQQLEIVMDQGSSFCYLPHPTVPHESSDFVSKNKIFLSDDCSLIWGEVLTCGRKMNGEVFLFSKYHNLTEIYLHGKLIIKENLMIKPAQININAIGQLENYTHQASLIYLDGGADVKALKQSVNEFLSTQTNLTYAVTTTPKNGFLVRILGYQGEQLHHCLHKIAEIKTSTKATLKAYAQ
- the ureG gene encoding urease accessory protein UreG — translated: MINEHNYTDKAPPSGGGGGSGRSYIKIGVAGPVGSGKTALIERLSRRMAGDYSLAVITNDIYTKEDAEFLTQNSLLAPERIIGVETGGCPHTAIREDASMNLEAVDEMAARIPDVQIIFIESGGDNLSATFSPDLADITIFVIDVAEGDKIPRKGGPGITRSDLLVINKIDLAPYVNADLKVMERDARLMRKGAPFVFTNLMSLEGLDTVIGWIQKYGLLEENAEPALWR
- a CDS encoding urease accessory protein UreF, whose product is MSAELLHLLQLADPTLPIGGFSHSSGLETYVQAGIVNDAASAKSFVVEMLTQNLQYTDAALMSLAYNAAINNDIEQLLLLDAECTAVKLPQEMRQASQKLGTRLLKIFQPFCGSGMINQYKTAIDTKQTNGNYCISFGLIAATLQIPKQEALTGFYYNAAMGMITNCVKLIPLGQQDGQQLLFAIKPLLTSLTALSMHPDRDLIGLCCPGFDVRCMQHEDLYSRLYMS
- the ureE gene encoding urease accessory protein UreE; translation: MLVKEKIGNLSTIDTGNKTIDWLNLEWYETGKRIMHKRSQSGVEVIMKFLNENQNLTQGDVLYQDSESVIAINIQPCEVLIIRPQNMYQMACICYEIGNKHLPLFYEDEEVLVAYDAPLFRLIASSGYQVEKGERKLISPLKTTVAAHGHSGNGETLFSKIMRLTNPQE
- the ureC gene encoding urease subunit alpha is translated as MSLSINRIKYANMFGPTTGDKVRLGDTDLIIEIEKDYTVYGDEGKFGGGKTIRDGMAQSATHVRSANVLDFVITSVMIIDHWGIVKADIGIKDGKIVGIGKAGNPDTMDGVTPNMIIGAATEVHGGAGMIATAGGIDTHIHFICPQQIDHALYSGVTTMIGGGTGPADGTNATTVTPGAWNIEKMLQSAEAFPMNLGFFGKGNCAELAPLEEQIAAGALGLKIHEDWGSTPAVIDASLQVADKYDVQVAIHTDTLNEAGFLEDTMNAINGRVIHTFHTEGAGGGHAPDIIKAAMYPNILPSSTNPTRPYTVNTIDEHLDMLMVCHHLDKSVPEDVAFADSRIRPETIAAEDILHDMGVFSMMSSDSQAMGRVGEVVTRTWQTADKMKKQRGFLAEDEANNNDNYRVKRYISKYTINPAISHGISAYVGSLEAGKLADLVLWKPALFGAKPEMIIKGGMIIAAKMGDPNASIPTPQPVVYRHMFGAYGKALFKTCATFVSQLSLDKNVVQGYGLEKMLLPVKNCRNISKKDLIHNDGTPQIDVNPENYEVKVDGEHITCQPVSVLPLAQRYFLF
- the ureB gene encoding urease subunit beta; translated protein: MIPGEYILKNEPIECNVGRETISIVVTNTGDRPVQVGSHYHFFEANKQLEMDREKAFGMRLNIAAGTAVRFEPGEEKEVTLVTFGGRRHIYGFNNLVNGDTTSAGVKAKAMEKISALNFKHKPA
- the tnpA gene encoding IS200/IS605 family transposase yields the protein MANTFSQIYLQFVFAVKNRENLIAKQYKEELHKYITGLVTNRKAKLLAVNCMPDHLHLFVGFKPVISISDFVKEIKVESNEFINDKKWVKGKFGWQEGYGVFSYSHSQIDNVVQYVMNQEIHHQKKTFRQEYTAMLQKFEIQYDEKYSFEFIDL
- the ureA gene encoding urease subunit gamma; protein product: MHLTPRESEKLLLFLAGELAEKRRARGLKLNYPEAIALISSHLQEAARDGKSVAELMQYGATILTRDDVMEGIAEMIHEIQIEATFPDGTKLVTVHDPIR